The DNA sequence CGGGGCTGCGCCTCAGCGGAGTCCAGGCCGGCGGCCGGCCGTCGGAACAGCCGCCACAGCGGCGCCGCTCCGACGAAACCGGGCGACGCGCGGAGGGCGGCCTCCACCCGCAGGAGGGTGTCCTCGTCCTCGGGCAGTGCGGCGATCGTGCGCCGCACCTCCCGCGCGAACCGCCTGCTCTCGCGCTTCCCGGCCGTGCCTTCCGTCAGGATCGCCCCCCGTACTCGGCGTCGGTCACGTGCTCGCCCCACTCGGTCTCCGGGCCGTCCTGGCCCTCGCCGAGCGACTCCCACATCGCCAGGTGCTCCATGAAGTGTTCCGGGTCGGCGCCGTGCCAGTGCCACTCTCCGGGCGGCGTGTGGACGGTCTGGCCGGGCCGGACCTCCAGGATCTCGCCGCCGCGCGACTGCATGAGGGCGACGCCCTGCGTCACGTGGAGGGTCTGGCCGTTCGCGTGCCGGTGCCAGGCGGTGCGGGAGCCCGGCGCGAAGCGGACGAGGTTGACCCGCAGCCGCGAGGGGGCGGAGCCTGCTGCGATGACGTCGAAGTGGACGGTCCCGGTGAAGAGGTCGGCGGGGCCGGCGGTGGTGGGGGAGTTGGGAAGAAGTTCCACGGGTCTCCTAGTCGTTGACGGGGATGTCGGGGTGGTCGGCGGGTTCGGCCGCGCGCTGGGCGGCCTCCCGCTGAGTCGCCGCCCAGCTCGCGAGCAGCTTCA is a window from the Leifsonia shinshuensis genome containing:
- a CDS encoding (R)-mandelonitrile lyase: MELLPNSPTTAGPADLFTGTVHFDVIAAGSAPSRLRVNLVRFAPGSRTAWHRHANGQTLHVTQGVALMQSRGGEILEVRPGQTVHTPPGEWHWHGADPEHFMEHLAMWESLGEGQDGPETEWGEHVTDAEYGGRS